The following are encoded together in the Actinobacillus lignieresii genome:
- the guaA gene encoding glutamine-hydrolyzing GMP synthase, with translation MNNIHNHKILILDFGSQYTQLIARRVREIGVYCELWAWDVTEEQIREFNPTGIILSGGPESTTEENSPRAPEYVFNAGVPVLGICYGMQTMAMQLGGLTETSDHREFGYASVDLQAADALFAKLNDNLTASEPKLDVWMSHGDKVTRLPQGFQITGVTPTCPIAAMSDESRRFYGVQFHPEVTHTKSGLELLTNFVVGICGCECKWTAENIIEDAVARIKEQVGDDEVILGLSGGVDSSVTALLLHRAIGKNLHCVFVDNGLLRLNEGDQVMEMFGDKFGLNIIRVNAEGRFLDALKGIDEPEAKRKTIGKVFVDVFDDESKKLTSVKWLAQGTIYPDVIESAASKTGKAHVIKSHHNVGGLPDYMKLGLVEPLRELFKDEVRKIGLALGLPAEMLNRHPFPGPGLGVRVLGEIKKEYCDLLRKADAIFIEELYKADWYYKVSQAFTVFLPVKSVGVMGDGRKYDWVVSLRAVETIDFMTAHWAHLPYDLLGKISNRIINEVNGISRVVYDVSGKPPATIEWE, from the coding sequence ATGAACAACATTCACAATCACAAAATTTTAATTTTGGACTTCGGTTCACAATATACGCAATTAATCGCACGTCGTGTGCGTGAGATTGGGGTTTACTGCGAACTTTGGGCGTGGGATGTCACTGAAGAACAGATCCGTGAATTTAATCCGACTGGGATTATTCTTTCAGGTGGTCCTGAAAGTACCACTGAAGAAAACAGTCCTCGTGCGCCGGAATATGTATTTAACGCAGGCGTGCCAGTACTTGGTATTTGCTACGGTATGCAAACCATGGCGATGCAATTAGGCGGTTTAACTGAAACTTCTGATCACCGTGAATTCGGCTATGCTTCAGTTGATTTACAAGCAGCCGACGCGTTATTTGCAAAATTAAACGATAATTTGACCGCTTCCGAGCCGAAATTAGACGTTTGGATGAGTCACGGCGATAAAGTAACTCGTTTACCGCAAGGTTTCCAAATTACTGGTGTAACCCCAACTTGCCCGATTGCAGCAATGTCAGACGAAAGCCGTCGTTTCTATGGTGTGCAGTTCCACCCGGAAGTAACCCATACAAAAAGCGGTTTAGAGTTATTAACCAACTTCGTGGTAGGTATTTGTGGCTGTGAATGTAAATGGACGGCAGAAAACATTATCGAAGACGCTGTTGCTCGTATTAAAGAGCAAGTGGGCGATGACGAAGTCATTTTAGGCTTATCAGGCGGTGTAGATTCATCAGTTACTGCCCTGCTTTTACACCGTGCTATCGGCAAAAACTTACACTGCGTATTCGTAGATAATGGTTTATTACGTTTAAACGAAGGCGATCAAGTGATGGAAATGTTTGGCGATAAATTCGGCTTAAACATCATTCGAGTAAATGCTGAAGGCCGATTCTTAGACGCGTTAAAAGGCATTGATGAGCCGGAAGCAAAACGTAAAACCATTGGTAAAGTGTTTGTCGATGTATTCGATGATGAATCGAAAAAACTGACCTCAGTGAAATGGTTAGCACAAGGTACTATTTACCCTGACGTGATCGAATCGGCAGCAAGCAAAACCGGTAAAGCACACGTGATTAAATCTCACCACAACGTAGGCGGCTTACCAGATTATATGAAACTCGGTTTAGTGGAACCGTTACGTGAATTATTCAAAGATGAAGTACGTAAAATTGGTTTAGCACTTGGTTTACCGGCAGAAATGTTAAATCGCCACCCATTCCCGGGTCCGGGTTTAGGTGTGCGTGTATTAGGTGAAATCAAGAAAGAATACTGCGATTTACTGCGTAAAGCGGATGCAATCTTTATCGAAGAGCTCTACAAAGCGGATTGGTATTACAAAGTAAGCCAAGCGTTTACCGTATTCCTTCCGGTAAAATCGGTGGGTGTAATGGGTGACGGTCGTAAATACGACTGGGTTGTTTCACTCCGTGCGGTAGAAACTATCGACTTTATGACCGCACATTGGGCGCATTTACCATACGATTTACTCGGTAAAATCTCAAACCGTATTATCAATGAAGTAAACGGCATTTCCCGCGTGGTATATGACGTTTCAGGCAAACCGCCTGCAACGATTGAGTGGGAATAA
- a CDS encoding DUF2806 domain-containing protein produces the protein MGDVNLTPVKVTCDLTPLVQSIPNGVSKIFDLVFGKMVAKREAAEKLLNAQTERQSRLIIDGKASLDNNGTFINFEQVQSDNIQQCLEYAVNEALHKEDNPPEKDISRTFFNKWRDYAQHIDEDSLKEFWGRILVEEIYNPSTIDLRVLNTLSMLSQKEAKIFNEAIKYIIFNEYLAIDFIPSESKHRIIETLYSIGAISSIPKPGLRLGTRIWRFKNDFHNYHCFYHQKNNFCITFNVEDSIDDDGEGISLELLELTVIGKTLYNLAISIDEQLSINLAKTITKDMLNQIDRDKALRIVSINVYRLKNQTVTDNLFSKTFK, from the coding sequence ATGGGCGATGTTAATTTAACACCCGTTAAAGTGACTTGTGATTTGACACCATTGGTACAAAGTATCCCTAATGGAGTCAGTAAAATTTTTGACTTAGTATTTGGGAAAATGGTAGCTAAAAGAGAAGCTGCTGAAAAATTACTAAATGCTCAAACAGAAAGACAATCAAGATTAATTATTGATGGAAAGGCTTCTTTGGATAACAATGGTACATTTATTAATTTTGAACAAGTTCAATCAGATAATATTCAACAGTGCTTAGAATATGCCGTAAATGAAGCATTACACAAAGAAGATAATCCTCCAGAGAAGGACATTTCTAGAACTTTCTTTAATAAATGGAGAGACTATGCCCAGCATATTGATGAAGATTCATTAAAAGAATTTTGGGGAAGAATTCTAGTCGAGGAAATTTATAATCCAAGTACGATTGATCTTAGAGTATTAAATACATTATCAATGCTTTCACAAAAGGAGGCTAAAATATTTAATGAAGCTATAAAATATATCATTTTTAATGAATATTTAGCGATAGATTTCATTCCTTCTGAAAGCAAGCATAGAATTATTGAAACTTTATATAGTATAGGAGCAATATCTAGTATACCGAAACCAGGGTTGCGTTTAGGAACTAGAATATGGAGGTTCAAAAATGATTTCCACAATTATCATTGCTTCTATCACCAAAAAAATAATTTTTGTATTACATTTAATGTCGAAGATTCTATAGATGATGATGGCGAGGGAATATCATTAGAATTATTAGAACTCACAGTCATAGGTAAAACATTATATAACTTAGCTATATCCATTGACGAACAACTATCTATTAATTTAGCTAAAACCATTACTAAAGATATGTTAAATCAAATAGATAGAGATAAAGCATTAAGAATTGTTTCCATTAATGTATATCGTTTAAAAAATCAAACTGTTACCGATAATTTATTTTCTAAAACATTCAAATAA